In Bacteroidota bacterium, a single genomic region encodes these proteins:
- a CDS encoding type IX secretion system membrane protein PorP/SprF: MKKGIVLILLIMAKCTFAQHQTFYSQYIYSGLLINPAYAGSQDALSIAASYRNQWTGFTGAPKNFSLGLHSPLKNKKVNLGLIISNEKFGITAITDANLCYAYRIKWKKNTLSFGLQAGADFAKNDWGLVKTTDQNDPNFIARTETKTIPKFGAGVYFTGKNGYAGIAFPTLYKIDSKTTFSSSAFNLYSGFVLRLKNDVVIKPSALIKYIQNSPLQWDVTSTFYLNKIIGVGFGYRSNDAVYAFLDLKINEQFNLGYAYDFTTSQLKNYSSGSHEIMLRYLFKYTVNSKSVRYF, translated from the coding sequence ATGAAAAAGGGAATCGTATTGATATTGCTGATTATGGCCAAGTGCACGTTTGCACAGCATCAGACTTTTTACAGCCAATATATTTATTCCGGTTTGCTCATTAACCCAGCCTATGCAGGTAGTCAGGACGCACTAAGTATTGCCGCATCCTATCGAAACCAGTGGACTGGATTTACCGGTGCTCCAAAAAATTTTAGCCTCGGGTTGCACAGTCCATTAAAAAACAAAAAAGTGAACTTAGGCCTCATTATTTCCAATGAAAAATTTGGAATTACAGCAATCACCGATGCTAACCTCTGTTATGCTTATCGAATAAAATGGAAAAAAAACACCCTATCATTTGGGCTTCAAGCAGGGGCTGATTTCGCCAAAAACGATTGGGGCCTGGTTAAAACAACCGACCAAAATGACCCGAATTTTATTGCAAGAACAGAAACTAAAACCATACCTAAGTTTGGTGCTGGGGTTTATTTTACAGGCAAGAATGGTTATGCAGGAATCGCCTTTCCAACACTTTATAAAATTGATTCAAAAACCACTTTCTCTTCATCTGCCTTTAATTTATATTCGGGTTTTGTGCTCCGCCTAAAAAACGACGTAGTAATAAAACCCTCGGCACTTATCAAATACATACAAAATTCTCCCCTGCAATGGGATGTAACAAGTACTTTTTACCTGAACAAAATAATTGGAGTTGGGTTTGGTTATCGTTCAAACGATGCAGTATATGCTTTTCTTGATTTAAAGATAAACGAACAGTTTAATTTAGGATATGCGTATGATTTTACAACCAGTCAATTAAAAAATTATTCGAGCGGAAGCCATGAAATTATGTTGCGCTATTTGTTTAAGTATACTGTAAACTCCAAGAGCGTTCGTTATTTTTAG
- a CDS encoding PKD domain-containing protein, which yields MKIKLLALFIFSVFITQAQKAVKKPAPQVFTNRFMVVPVNINTDQSEFSPFYSSNKLYFVSTLSEKMAVAYTSNSLNTTDIFECTKVDSLSFSKPKSISEINSTMDDGPAMLNSTGNYMVFSASNSKGKLQLYYSTFEAGKWNKPIQHPVSRNSNSYCHPFLTNNGNTLFFCCDKDGGYGGMDIYYSNFENLNWSNPVNLGPKVNSSANEIFPYINVDNQLYFSSKRSGGMGDLDIYSFNINDSLNAVSSLLPAPINSVADDFGICFDGGTSNGYFSSNRNPKEGDNIYYFSKIIPDFNLCLPVKKSSCFTFMKDTYSLSDGATDTEYEWDFGDGNKAKAKAVKHCYSSPGFYTVKLNVIEKSTAKIVYNEMAYTIAVRPQGLAIDIKDTLFINTPLEFDASNSQLEGFTILSYNWIFSDSSFAKGPKTTHTYLKNGIYLVELGVEAQNKLTKQVSKFCIDKKILVGDKEYIEKNLRYFKYAELLPDADSLYYQNEEEDVALNTIKKSKTFRYTNLSADAFKLTGEEDGDVILSEKERMLLTHKFELLGADGKSLDTMEENETTLRSKNRLLRLKNAGLPPIVDTLYIPKENDETTYRVNLGWSDSRVDKNSSVFEGIKKLEETSEGNRYRYTSGNEKTFAAVIPYYENAKQKGFKDAAVVGFLKENIAKGQAKNLHAILFDSASVESQAVKVYFKYNVASYDKKYNQQLDSLVSKSSNKENRKILLITHFDGLGGEAYNLNLNTQRTNNMINYLVAKGIRKSQIKTEFIIHPTEKLEPDLLRRIEVFLIN from the coding sequence ATGAAGATAAAACTGTTGGCTTTATTTATTTTTAGCGTATTCATTACACAGGCACAAAAGGCTGTTAAAAAACCTGCACCACAAGTGTTTACCAATCGTTTCATGGTAGTGCCTGTTAATATTAATACTGACCAATCCGAATTCTCCCCATTTTACAGCTCAAATAAACTCTATTTTGTTAGTACGCTAAGCGAAAAAATGGCGGTTGCGTATACATCAAACAGCCTTAACACCACCGATATTTTTGAATGTACTAAAGTTGATTCTCTTAGTTTTTCTAAACCCAAAAGCATTTCCGAAATTAACTCTACCATGGACGATGGCCCGGCAATGCTAAATTCGACGGGTAATTATATGGTTTTTTCAGCAAGTAATTCCAAAGGGAAGCTCCAACTCTATTATTCGACTTTTGAAGCCGGTAAATGGAATAAACCGATACAACATCCGGTTAGCCGAAACTCAAACTCCTATTGTCATCCCTTTTTAACAAACAACGGGAACACCTTGTTTTTTTGTTGCGATAAAGATGGCGGATATGGCGGAATGGATATTTACTATTCAAATTTCGAAAACTTAAATTGGTCGAACCCCGTTAATCTTGGGCCAAAAGTAAATAGCTCAGCAAATGAAATTTTTCCATACATAAATGTAGATAATCAACTTTATTTTTCTTCTAAAAGGAGCGGCGGTATGGGTGATTTGGACATCTATTCATTTAATATAAATGATTCACTTAATGCTGTTTCTTCCCTATTACCTGCCCCAATTAACTCTGTCGCGGATGATTTTGGAATTTGTTTCGATGGCGGCACATCCAATGGCTACTTCTCATCCAACCGAAATCCGAAAGAAGGAGACAACATCTACTATTTTTCAAAAATTATCCCTGATTTTAATTTGTGCCTGCCTGTGAAGAAAAGCAGTTGTTTTACTTTTATGAAAGATACATATTCTTTATCTGATGGGGCAACCGACACGGAGTATGAGTGGGACTTCGGCGATGGAAATAAAGCAAAAGCAAAAGCTGTAAAACACTGCTATTCCAGCCCTGGTTTCTATACTGTAAAGTTAAACGTAATTGAAAAAAGCACCGCTAAGATTGTTTATAATGAAATGGCCTACACTATAGCCGTAAGGCCTCAAGGACTGGCGATTGATATTAAGGATACCTTATTCATAAATACACCACTTGAATTTGATGCATCCAACTCTCAACTCGAAGGCTTTACTATATTGAGCTATAATTGGATTTTTAGTGACAGCTCTTTTGCGAAAGGTCCAAAAACAACTCATACCTATCTCAAAAACGGAATTTATCTTGTGGAATTGGGTGTGGAAGCGCAAAATAAGTTAACAAAACAGGTTTCAAAGTTTTGTATCGATAAAAAGATATTGGTGGGTGATAAAGAATACATAGAGAAGAATTTGAGGTATTTCAAGTATGCCGAACTATTGCCCGATGCAGACTCTCTTTACTATCAAAATGAAGAAGAGGATGTTGCACTAAATACCATCAAAAAATCAAAAACCTTTCGATACACCAACCTCAGTGCCGATGCATTTAAATTAACCGGCGAAGAGGATGGAGATGTTATACTTAGCGAGAAAGAACGAATGCTTCTTACGCATAAATTTGAGCTCTTGGGTGCGGATGGAAAATCCTTAGATACCATGGAGGAAAATGAAACAACGTTACGGTCAAAAAATAGACTCCTGCGACTTAAGAACGCAGGTCTACCTCCTATTGTTGACACCCTCTACATTCCCAAAGAAAACGATGAAACCACTTATCGGGTAAATTTAGGCTGGAGCGATTCCCGGGTGGATAAAAACTCGAGTGTGTTTGAGGGAATTAAAAAACTCGAAGAAACTTCTGAAGGAAACAGATATCGTTATACCTCCGGTAATGAGAAAACCTTTGCTGCCGTTATTCCCTATTATGAGAATGCAAAACAAAAAGGCTTCAAAGACGCAGCTGTCGTTGGTTTTTTAAAAGAAAACATTGCAAAAGGTCAAGCTAAAAACTTACATGCAATTCTATTTGATTCCGCCTCCGTAGAAAGTCAGGCAGTAAAAGTATATTTCAAATACAATGTTGCCTCTTATGATAAAAAATACAATCAGCAATTAGACTCATTGGTATCAAAATCATCGAATAAAGAAAATCGCAAAATATTGCTTATAACACATTTTGATGGCCTTGGAGGGGAGGCATATAACTTGAACTTAAATACGCAGCGAACCAATAACATGATAAACTACCTAGTTGCAAAAGGTATTAGAAAATCACAAATAAAAACAGAATTCATTATTCATCCTACCGAAAAACTTGAACCCGACTTACTTCGAAGAATCGAGGTTTTTTTGATTAATTAA
- a CDS encoding methyltransferase domain-containing protein produces MDNDLIRGINTVNDLLKLNAKQYCDLGPGNNGYISLALKENNKNVIALDAPWDSVRGVEWADKANIKFYFSEFFTQGLDCIEEPVDCFILAHSIAHFRHPPQILFENIYKKLPPGGYFYLSTVNVSSLQNVMSLFRGQSITGKVNKKTDPGFADVAKSWNTSGKHLIWDDWMHVKEYTIPELTEMLKSENFKIEETKYRNNFRHWKQDLITKIYPHLSEEIIVIAQK; encoded by the coding sequence ATGGACAATGATTTAATCCGCGGCATTAACACCGTAAACGACTTGCTAAAACTTAATGCGAAACAATACTGTGATTTAGGTCCGGGGAACAACGGTTATATTTCTCTCGCACTCAAGGAAAACAATAAGAATGTGATTGCCCTTGATGCTCCTTGGGATTCAGTAAGAGGCGTGGAATGGGCCGATAAAGCAAATATAAAATTCTATTTTTCAGAGTTTTTTACGCAAGGGCTTGATTGCATTGAAGAACCCGTTGATTGCTTTATTTTAGCACATTCCATTGCACATTTCAGACACCCGCCTCAAATATTATTCGAAAACATTTACAAAAAACTGCCCCCTGGAGGCTATTTCTATTTGAGTACCGTGAATGTTTCTTCGCTTCAAAATGTGATGAGCCTTTTCAGAGGACAATCAATCACCGGAAAGGTCAACAAAAAAACAGATCCAGGTTTTGCGGATGTTGCAAAGTCATGGAATACCTCCGGAAAACACTTGATTTGGGACGACTGGATGCATGTTAAGGAATATACCATCCCTGAATTAACCGAAATGCTAAAAAGCGAAAATTTTAAAATCGAGGAAACAAAATACCGCAATAATTTTCGTCACTGGAAACAGGATCTAATTACAAAAATATATCCGCACCTATCTGAGGAAATAATTGTGATTGCACAAAAATAA